From a region of the Aeoliella mucimassa genome:
- a CDS encoding site-specific integrase: protein MSHSFEPVAAKYLAAKKLSSGTCKEYRGTVTKWASWGKGVDVDQIGRSHLREFLDWVHEKATANGGSNAGRAANKSRENLRVILSWAWEQDYLEKLPRFPKPKPQRNVAGRHYLTTPI, encoded by the coding sequence ATGTCTCACAGCTTTGAACCCGTCGCCGCCAAATACCTGGCCGCCAAGAAGCTCTCGTCCGGCACCTGCAAGGAGTACCGGGGCACCGTCACCAAGTGGGCCTCCTGGGGCAAAGGAGTCGATGTCGATCAGATCGGCAGGAGCCACCTGCGAGAATTCCTCGACTGGGTCCACGAGAAGGCAACCGCAAACGGCGGATCGAATGCCGGACGCGCGGCCAACAAGTCCCGCGAGAACTTGCGGGTGATCCTGTCATGGGCCTGGGAGCAGGACTATCTGGAGAAGCTGCCGAGATTCCCAAAGCCGAAGCCGCAGCGTAACGTCGCCGGACGTCATTATCTTACGACGCCGATCTAA
- a CDS encoding glycerophosphodiester phosphodiesterase family protein: MITYRNSNPKQRSESMLKQVVLDGRVLMVVPQVSRIVLLLTTFGLAGCLPTASGVEIDTLEIFDRVGDGYVMVAAHRGGYIANGSVMYPENSLAAIQNSIRLGVDIVEIDIRMTADGGLVAMHDTSVNRTTTGSGNVSSLTLEQVFNLRLLGPDGEASNELVPTLEQVMRAANGHVMVNLDKVDITNAELMARVMNVLRDTGTVDHAIFKGGATPEQVAAVRQQYPDDTIIYMPIVSNRNEASLLSTLNSHTPPAVEIIFSNDETSMLSKTILSTAEQLDTHLWINSLWASLDGGHHDAIAIDGDADGSWGWLVDKGATIIQTDNSAQLLKYLEKNGLREYQHRPVIDVLGDFNGDGVVNLLDWDPFVAHQRTELSHLSSDEAMRAGDLNGNGLHDLGDFAKFRCLLEAASQHAAFRSESTDATAVPEPSSWSLLFCITCYLSMALCHMRLFDPVSK, translated from the coding sequence GTGATCACTTATCGAAACTCCAACCCCAAACAACGATCTGAATCGATGCTGAAACAAGTTGTCCTTGACGGTCGGGTGCTTATGGTTGTGCCCCAAGTCTCTCGTATTGTTCTCCTGCTAACCACCTTCGGCCTTGCAGGGTGTCTACCCACTGCATCAGGAGTGGAGATTGATACTCTGGAGATCTTTGATCGAGTCGGCGATGGTTATGTGATGGTGGCTGCTCACCGCGGCGGTTACATCGCTAACGGCTCTGTGATGTATCCTGAAAATTCGTTGGCTGCCATTCAAAACTCAATCCGGCTTGGCGTCGACATTGTAGAAATCGACATCCGCATGACCGCAGATGGCGGACTTGTAGCCATGCATGATACCAGTGTTAACCGCACGACTACGGGAAGTGGCAATGTCTCGTCGTTAACGTTGGAACAGGTATTCAATCTGCGTTTATTAGGTCCAGATGGCGAGGCTAGCAATGAGCTAGTGCCTACCTTGGAGCAAGTGATGCGGGCAGCGAATGGGCACGTGATGGTTAATCTAGACAAGGTGGACATCACGAATGCGGAGCTAATGGCGCGCGTGATGAACGTGCTTCGCGACACCGGCACAGTGGACCATGCTATTTTTAAAGGGGGAGCGACGCCTGAGCAAGTCGCGGCAGTTCGACAGCAATATCCGGACGACACCATCATCTATATGCCGATCGTCAGCAACCGGAATGAGGCCTCACTGCTATCCACCTTAAACAGTCATACTCCGCCCGCTGTGGAGATTATCTTTAGCAACGATGAAACATCGATGCTCAGCAAAACTATACTAAGCACTGCCGAGCAACTCGATACGCACCTCTGGATTAACTCACTTTGGGCAAGCTTGGATGGGGGACACCACGACGCCATCGCAATTGATGGAGATGCCGATGGATCATGGGGATGGCTCGTTGATAAGGGGGCAACCATCATTCAAACGGACAACTCTGCTCAACTGTTGAAGTACCTAGAGAAGAATGGTCTGCGAGAATACCAGCATCGTCCCGTTATCGATGTACTGGGAGACTTCAATGGTGATGGCGTTGTGAATTTATTAGATTGGGATCCTTTCGTCGCTCACCAACGGACCGAGTTGTCACACCTCTCTTCTGACGAAGCGATGCGAGCTGGTGATCTCAATGGCAATGGCCTACATGATCTTGGCGACTTCGCCAAGTTTCGCTGCTTGCTGGAAGCCGCCTCACAGCATGCAGCCTTCCGGAGTGAATCTACGGATGCAACTGCCGTGCCCGAACCCTCGAGTTGGTCTTTGCTGTTCTGCATCACTTGTTATCTTTCGATGGCATTGTGCCACATGCGGTTGTTCGATCCTGTCAGCAAGTAG